The following coding sequences lie in one Spinacia oleracea cultivar Varoflay chromosome 1, BTI_SOV_V1, whole genome shotgun sequence genomic window:
- the LOC110784496 gene encoding chalcone synthase-like — MASIRDNRNAQRADGPATILAIGTANPPNEMSQDDFPDFYFRVTKSQHMVDLKDKFNNMCKKSTVKKRYMYITEELLKQNQNMCDYNSSSLDVRQDILATEVPKLGKEAAVKAIKEWGQPRSNITHLIFCTVSGVSMPGADYHLTKLLGLSPSVNRFMLYQQGCYGGGTVLRLAKDIAENNRGARVLVVCAEMTVVGFRGPTETHLDSMIGQALFTDGAGAVIVGADPDESINERPIFELVWASQTFLPGCERAIAGQLRQVGLTIHLSKDVPKLISNNLEKVLVEAFEPIGINDWNSIFWVAHPGGPAILDEVEVKLGLEEDKLSATRHVLSEFGNMSSASVLFILDETRKRSFN, encoded by the exons ATGGCATCCATTCGAGACAACCGGAACGCCCAAAGAGCAGATGGTCCAGCCACTATCCTAGCCATTGGCACAGCAAACCCTCCCAACGAGATGAGCCAAGATGACTTTCCTGATTTCTACTTCCGTGTCACCAAGAGTCAGCATATGGTTGATCTTAAGGACAAATTCAACAACATGT GCAAGAAATCAACAGTGAAGAAGCGTTACATGTACATAACAGAAGAATTACTAAAACAGAACCAAAACATGTGCGACTACAATAGCTCATCCTTGGACGTCCGGCAAGACATCCTCGCAACTGAGGTACCAAAACTCGGCAAAGAGGCGGCCGTAAAGGCCATAAAAGAGTGGGGACAACCGCGGTCCAACATCACCCACCTCATTTTCTGCACCGTATCAGGTGTTTCCATGCCAGGGGCCGACTACCACCTTACAAAACTCCTCGGCCTAAGCCCTTCTGTTAACCGATTTATGCTCTACCAGCAGGGTTGCTATGGCGGTGGCACAGTCCTCCGCCTAGCCAAGGACATTGCAGAGAACAACCGCGGTGCACGTGTGTTGGTTGTTTGTGCTGAGATGACTGTAGTCGGTTTTCGTGGACCTACTGAGACTCACTTGGACTCCATGATAGGGCAAGCCCTTTTCACAGATGGTGCAGGGGCTGTGATCGTGGGTGCTGACCCGGATGAGTCCATTAATGAACGACCCATCTTCGAGCTTGTTTGGGCCTCCCAAACCTTCTTGCCGGGCTGTGAAAGGGCCATTGCTGGGCAATTACGGCAAGTAGGATTAACCATTCATTTATCGAAGGACGTACCAAAGTTGATATCTAACAATCTTGAAAAGGTGTTAGTTGAGGCCTTTGAACCTATTGGGATTAATGATTGGAACTCCATATTTTGGGTTGCTCACCCAGGAGGGCCTGCCATTCTAGATGAGGTCGAGGTGAAACTCGGACTCGAGGAGGACAAACTCAGTGCAACTAGGCATGTACTCAGTGAGTTTGGTAACATGTCTAGTGCTTCTGTGTTGTTTATTTTGGATGAGACAAGAAAGAGGTCGTTCAATTAA
- the LOC110784446 gene encoding protein DETOXIFICATION 10-like, with translation MESGTSGTGIDDEGRKHPTWKRLLKEVRKVSLLAAPMITVSILQYMVQVVALMMVGHLGELPLASVAISISVTNVTGYSLFIGLSGGLDTLCGQAYGAKQYKKIGTYVFSAIISLLLICIPIILLWIFMDKLLILMGQDHEISIQAQKFAVWLIPGLVASAIYNPLVRFLQCQSLVLPLLLNFGVVLGINTLSCWISVYKLKFGIQAVAFSLSLCSWLNVVFLGVYIKCSSVCEKTRAPFSKEAFYNIWPFLRFGFPAALMVCLKWWAFEAVTLLSGRLPNPQLETSVLSICLNISTLLFTVPVGLGVSVGIRVSNELGAGNAEAAKLSAWIVTSAVVIETLVASVILFGIRHVVGNAYSHSKQVVSYVATLVPFLCLSIITDGLQMVLSGVAKGSGWQRLGAYVNLGAFYLVGIPVAVVLAFVRHMNAKGLWIGILVGSILQSILLIIVTTLTNWQKQASKARERASVGNGERRADNIQ, from the exons ATGGAGTCGGGAACATCAGGTACAGGGATTGACGATGAAGGTAGAAAACATCCAACATGGAAAAGATTGTTAAAAGAGGTTAGGAAGGTGAGCTTGTTAGCAGCACCAATGATAACAGTGTCCATTCTCCAATATATGGTGCAAGTTGTGGCGTTGATGATGGTTGGACATCTTGGTGAGCTTCCTTTGGCTAGTGTTGCTATTTCCATCTCTGTTACCAACGTCACCGGATATAGCCTTTTT ATTGGGTTATCTGGTGGGTTGGATACATTATGTGGGCAAGCATATGGtgcaaaacaatacaaaaaaataGGAACATACGTTTTCAGTGCAATAATATCTCTGCTACTTATTTGCATCCCCATAATCTTACTATGGATTTTCATGGACAAATTACTAATTTTGATGGGGCAAGATCATGAAATCTCTATACAAGCACAAAAATTCGCGGTTTGGCTAATCCCAGGACTTGTAGCAAGCGCAATCTACAATCCCTTAGTTCGATTTTTGCAATGCCAAAGCCTAGTTTTGCCTTTGCTCCTAAACTTTGGAGTTGTTCTTGGTATAAACACATTATCATGTTGGATTTCTGTGTACAAATTGAAGTTTGGGATTCAAGCAGTCGCCTTCTCTCTTAGTCTTTGCAGTTGGCTCAACGTTGTGTTTCTTGGAGTTTATATCAAGTGTTCTTCTGTTTGTGAGAAAACTCGTGCACCATTCTCCAAAGAAGCTTTCTACAATATCTGGCCTTTTCTCCGGTTTGGCTTCCCTGCTGCTTTAATGGTTTG CCTCAAGTGGTGGGCATTTGAAGCAGTGACTCTACTTTCGGGACGTCTTCCCAATCCACAACTTGAGACATCTGTGCTCTCCATTTG CCTAAACATATCGACATTACTATTTACCGTGCCTGTTGGATTAGGCGTTTCAGTGGG TATAAGGGTGTCGAACGAGCTAGGTGCAGGAAACGCAGAAGCAGCAAAGTTATCAGCTTGGATAGTTACAAGTGCAGTTGTAATAGAAACATTAGTAGCAAGTGTGATATTGTTTGGTATACGTCATGTAGTGGGAAACGCTTACAGTCATTCCAAACAAGTAGTGAGTTATGTTGCTACATTGGTTCCTTTCCTGTGCCTTTCAATTATCACTGATGGCCTTCAGATGGTCCTTTCTG GTGTTGCAAAAGGAAGCGGATGGCAGCGACTAGGAGCGTATGTCAACCTAGGGGCTTTTTACCTAGTAGGAATACCGGTCGCAGTAGTGCTCGCTTTTGTACGCCATATGAATGCAAAGGGTCTTTGGATTGGGATACTAGTAGGCTCAATCTTGCAATCGATACTTCTCATCATAGTTACCACTCTTACAAATTGGCAAAAACAG GCTAGCAAGGCTAGAGAGAGGGCAAGTGTAGGTAATGGAGAACGGAGAGCTGATAACATTCAATGA
- the LOC110784503 gene encoding adagio protein 3, protein MKKKKMHKQLAAMAVEEDTDEHQQQRSPNNRSAKKPRNFTHKIKQHDDVEEEEDDDYDEDYLYNSYYFFPPTTASSIVVCDAIELEYPIIYVNTTFEIFTGYRANEVLGRNCRFLQYRDPHAQRRHPLVDPVVVSEMRRCLEDGVEFQGELLNFRKDGTPLVNRLRLQPIYDDDGTVTHVIGIQTFSEAKINLNHVSYPVFKQTHDKKLTCVDEHSAKGGKMCGILELSDEVLAYNILSRLTPRDVASIGSVCKRIYQLTKNEHVRKMVCQNLWGREVTCNLERMTKNLGWVRLARELTTLEAVSWRKFTVGGSVEPSRCNFSACAAGNRVVLFGGEGVGMQPMDDTFVLNLDSEHPEWRRVSVKSSPPGRWGHTLSCLNGSWLVVFGGCGREGLLNDVFVLDLDAKHPTWTEIFGGTPPVRRSWHSSCTVDGSKLVVSGGCTDSGVLLSDTYLLDLTTDRPVWREIPTSWAPPSRLGHSLSVYGRKKLFMFGGLVKSGQLRLRSDEAYTIDIGSENPGWRQLDYGALAGTGSQGGVVPPPRLDHVAVSMPCGRIIIFGGSIANLHSPSQIFLLDPSEEKPSWRTLNVPGNPPKFAWGHSTCVVGGTRVLVLGGHSGEELILNELHELCLASKHDSDF, encoded by the exons atgaaaaaaaaaaagatgcacAAGCAATTGGCTGCCATGGCGGTGGAAGAAGACACAGATGAACATCAACAACAACGATCACCAAACAATCGGTCTGcaaaaaaacccagaaatttcACCCACAAAATCAAACAACATGACGATGTtgaagaggaagaagatgatgattaTGATGAAGATTACTTGTATAATAGCTATTATTTTTTCCCGCCAACAACAGCTTCATCAATAGTTGTGTGTGATGCGATTGAATTAGAGTATCCAATCATTTATGTCAATACTACCTTTGAAATCTTTACTGGGTATCGTGCTAATGAAGTTCTTGGCCGCAACTG CCGTTTCTTACAGTACAGGGACCCTCATGCTCAAAGAAGGCATCCTCTGGTGGACCCTGTTGTTGTTTCTGAGATGAGAAGATGTCTTGAAGATGGTGTAGAGTTCCAAGGGGAGCTTCTAAATTTCAGAAAGGATGGCACTCCTCTGGTTAACAGGCTGAGGCTTCAACCAATATATGATGATGATGGAACTGTCACGCATGTCATAGGCATTCAGACGTTCTCAGAAGCAAAAATAAACCTTAACCATGTATCTTACCCAGTTTTTAAACAGACGCATGACAAAAAATTAACGTGTGTGGATGAGCATTCCGCAAAGGGTGGAAAAATGTGCGGTATTCTCGAACTTTCGGATGAGGTATTGGCTTATAACATATTATCACGATTGACTCCAAGAGACGTAGCATCAATTGGATCTGTTTGTAAAAGGATATACCAGTTAACAAAAAATGAACATGTGAGAAAGATGGTTTGTCAAAATCTATGGGGTAGAGAAGTAACATGTAATTTGGAGAGAATGACGAAAAACTTGGGGTGGGTTCGACTAGCAAGGGAACTCACCACCCTTGAGGCGGTTTCTTGGAGGAAGTTTACTGTAGGGGGATCAGTTGAGCCTTCGCGTTGCAATTTCAGTGCATGTGCAGCTGGAAACCGTGTTGTTCTCTTTGGCGGGGAAGGTGTTGGAATGCAGCCTATGGATGACACTTTTGTGTTGAACCTTGACTCTGAGCATCCGGAGTGGCGTCGTGTAAGTGTCAAGTCCTCACCTCCTGGACGATGGGGTCATACTCTCTCGTGCCTTAATGGGTCCTGGCTTGTCGTATTTGGAGGGTGCGGGAGGGAAGGGTTGCTAAATGACGTCTTCGTCCTTGACCTAGACGCCAAGCATCCAACTTGGACTGAAATCTTCGGTGGTACTCCCCCAGTCCGCCGGTCCTGGCATAGTTCTTGCACTGTGGATGGGTCTAAGTTGGTTGTATCCGGGGGATGCACAGACTCTGGGGTGCTCCTTAGTGACACATACTTGCTCGACCTCACAACAGATAGGCCAGTTTGGAGGGAGATTCCTACTTCGTGGGCCCCACCTTCGAGGCTTGGTCACTCACTTTCCGTTTATGGGAGGAAAAAGTTATTCATGTTCGGGGGACTAGTGAAAAGTGGACAGTTAAGGCTGCGATCTGATGAGGCTTATACCATTGATATAGGGAGCGAAAACCCTGGATGGAGGCAATTAGATTATGGTGCACTTGCTGGTACGGGAAGCCAAGGAGGAGTTGTTCCTCCTCCGAGGCTTGATCATGTTGCTGTGAGCATGCCATGTGGCAGGATCATTATATTTGGGGGTTCGATTGCTAACTTGCATTCTCCTTCTCAGATATTTCTGTTGGATCCTTCGGAGGAGAAACCATCATGGAGGACTCTTAATGTACCTGGAAACCCGCCTAAGTTTGCATGGGGTCACAGTACATGTGTAGTTGGTGGGACTCGAGTCTTGGTGTTGGGTGGGCATTCAGGTGAGGAATTGATACTGAATGAGTTGCATGAGCTTTGTTTGGCTAGCAAGCATGACTCTGACTTCTGA